GCTGGTTATGAGGTCTTGGTGGATGATCGCAATGAGCGCGCTGGTGTCAAGTTCAGTGACAGCGATTTGATTGGTCTCCCAATCCGTGTGACAGTTGGTAAGAAAGCTGCAGAAGGCATTGTCGAAGTCAAGATTAAGGCTACTGGCGATACCATTGAAGTCCACGCCGATAATCTGCTAGAAACCTTGTCAATTTTGACAAAATAAAACAAACTGCCAGTTTTGTCTGGCAGTTTTCTTTTGCTTATTGGTCTTGAAAATGCTATAGTAGGAAAAAATAGATTGGAGGACCGAATGATGGGATTATTCAGCGGTTTATTAGGCAATGCCTCTCAGAAAGATATTGAAAAAACGGAAAGACAATTGGAGGATATTCTGACATCAACAGAGAATGTGGAACTAGCTTTTAGCCTCATTCGTGACTTGATTGTCTTCACAGATAAGCGCTTAATCTTGGTCGACAAGCAGGGAATGACTGGCAAAAAGACTTCTTATAAGTCTTTTCCTTATCGCTCGATCAGTCGCTTCTCAGTAGAAACAGCCGGGCATTTCGACTTAGATGCCGAGCTGAAAATCTGGGTTTCCAGCGCTCAAGAGCCGGCAGAAGTCCTGCAATTTACCAGCGATCGCAGCGTCATCGCCATTCAAAAAGCCTTAGCGGAAGCAGTGTTAAGATAGACAGAAAAAGCCTTCTGAGTATTAACTGGAAAGTTAAATCACTCAGAAAGCTTTTTTATTCTTCTGTGAATCCTTGAGATAGCAGATAAGAGAAGAAATCTTCGGGCTTTTCCTTAAGCTTTTTGAACAGATTGTCTTCAGATGTTTCTCCTAAAGCAGCCATCACTTGTTTTTCATTTGCTTTGCTGAGGTCAAAGTGGGCAATTTGTTCAACAGTTTTCCTGTCTGCTGAAACTTTGACTTCAACTGTGACTCCGTCTAACTTGCTAAATTTATCATAAAAATCACCAGTTTTCAATTCTTCTTGATAAATGTTGTTGATTTCTTCAGTACTCTTGTTTTGCTCGTCCTCTTGTGTTGGTTTACCAGCCATAAAATCGAAGGCTAGAATCTTATTTTTCTGATAATAAACAACAATTTTATTACTGTAACCGTTAGGAATATTGTAAGAAAAAGTCTTTCTTTCAGTCTTTTCTTCTTTAGCTTTGTTTTGACTCTGATTTTGTTTGGGTTTGTTTTCTTGCTTATTCTGATTAGGCATACTGCAGGCAGTCAGGGTCAGCAGACAAGCACAGGCTAAGAGAATTTTCTTCACAATTAAGACTCCTTTTGATAAATGTTTTTTCTATTATATCATAACTTAGCACCATGAAAAACGATTTGATAATCGTGTTGAGACTCGCGTTTTGTCCTATTCTTTTTCTGTCGAAAAAAGTGCTGATTTATGGTAAAATAGGGTCACTACTGTACGAGGAAATATCATGTCAAACAAGTTTGAAATTTTAATGCATCAGCTGGATATGCCACTGGAAATGAGAAATTCAGAGGCCTTTTTGAATGCAGAAATTGAGAAGGTTCTGGTCCACAAGGTCAGTCGGGTCTGGGAGTTTCATTTTTCTTTTAAGAATATTCTGCCCATTGAGATTTTTCGGGAATTGCAGAAGCGCCTAGCTCAAGAGTTTTCTAAGACGGGCAATCAAGCTGTTTTTGAAATTCACTGTGAGGCCCCTCAGGTATCGGATGAACTCTTGCAGGCTTATTACCAGCTGGCCTTTGAGGAGGGGCCTTGTGCCAGTCATGGCTTCAAGAGCCTGTATCAGGATTTGCGGGTTCATTTGGATGGAGACAAGCTGCTGATTGAGGGGGCTTCGACCATTGATACGGAGCATTTTCGCAAGAATCACCTGCCCAATCTCAGCCAGCAGCTGGTCAAGTACGGTTTTCCTCAACTGACCTGTCTGGTTCAGCACAGCGATGAGCTGACCCAGCAGCAAGCAGAGAATTTCCAGGCGGAGAATGACAAGATTGTTCAGGCGGCTAATGAAGAAGCGCTCAAAGCCATGGAATCCCTGCAGCAGATGGCACCGCCGCCAGAGGAAAAGCCAGCCTATGACTTCCAAGCTCGCAAGGCTGCGGCTAAACCAAAGCTGGACAAGGCAGAGATTACCCCGATGATTGAAGTTCAGACTGAGGAAAACCGTCTGGTCTTTGAGGGAATGGTCTTTGATCTGGAACAGAAAGTTACTCGGACTGGCCGGGTCTTGCTCAATTTCAAAATGACAGACTACACTTCCAGCTTCTCCTTGCAGAAATGGATGAAAAACGAAGAAGAAGCCAAGAAGTTTGACATGATTAAGAAAGGCGCCTGGCTGCGCGTGCGGGGAAATGTGGAGATGAACAATTTCACCCGCGACCTGACCATGAATGTGCAGGATGTGCAGGCCGTCACCCACTATGAGCGCAAGGACTTGATGCCTGAGGGCCAGAAGCGGGTTGAATTTCATGCCCATACCAATATGTCTACGATGGACGCCCTGCCTGAGGTAGAGGAAATCGTTGCAACGGCAGCCAAGTGGGGCCACAAGGCTGTCGCCATTACTGACCATGGCAATGTGCAGAGCTTTCCCCATGGCTACAAGGCTGCCAAGAAAGCTGGTATCCAGCTGATTTACGGTATGGAGGCCAATATTGTAGAAGATCGAGTGCCTATTGTTTATAATGAAGTGGACATGGCGCTGGGCGATGCGACCTATGTAGTCTTTGACGTGGAGACGACGGGACTTTCAGCTGTTTACAATGACTTGATTCAGGTCGCAGCCAGTAAGATGCACAAGGGCAATATCATCGCTGAGTTTGATGAGTTTATCAATCCGGGTCATCCTCTGTCGGCCTTTACGACGGATCTGACCGGGATTACAGATGAGCATGTCCGCAATGCCAAACCGCTAGAGCAGGTGCTGAAAGAATTTCAGGAATTTTGCCAGGACAGTGTCCTCGTTGCCCATAATGCCACCTTTGACGTGGGTTTTATGAATGTCAACTATGAGCGTCATAATTTGCCGAAAATTACTCAGCCGGTCATTGACACATTAGAATTTGCCCGCAACCTCTATCCAGAGTACAAGCGCCATGGTCTGGGGCCTTTGACCAAGCGTTTCCAGATTGCTCTGGAGCACCACCACATGGCCAACTATGACGCGGAAGCGACGGGCCGTCTCCTCTTTATCTTTATCAAGGATGTGGCTGAAAAGCATGGTGTGACCAATCTCAAGGATCTCAATACGGATCTGGTCGATGAGAATTCCTATAAGAAAGCTCGGGTCAAGCATGCGACTATTTATGTGAAAAATCAGACGGGACTAAAAAATATTTTCAAGTTAGTCAGTCTGTCTAATACCAAATATTTTGAAGGCGTACCGCGGATTCCACGGACCGTGCTGGATACCCATCGTGAAGGCTTGATTCTAGGTTCAGCATGTTCAGAAGGCGAAGTCTATGATGCTGTTGTCTCTCAGGGAGTGGATGCGGCTGTCGAAGTAGCCAAGTATTATGACTTTATCGAGGTCATGCCGCCGGCTATCTATGAGCCACTGATTGCCAAGGAGCAAATCAAAGACCAGGAAGAACTGCAGACTATTATTCGCAATCTGATTGAGGTCGGAGACCGCTTGGGCAAGCCTGTCCTTGCGACGGGGAACGTCCACTATATCGAGCCGGAAGAAGAGATCTACCGTGAGATTATCGTCCGGAGTCTCGGTCAGGGAGCCATGATTAACCGGACTATTGGTCACGGTGAAAATGCCCAGCCGGCTCCTCTTCCTAAGGCTCACTTCCGGACCACCAATGAGATGCTGGACGAGTTTGCCTTTTTGGGTGAGGACTTGGCTAAGAAACTGGTCATTACCAATCCGAATCAGCTGGCGGAAACCTTTGAGCCGGTAGAAGTGGTCAAGGGCGACCTCTATACACCTTTCATTGACAAGGCTGAGGAGACGGTTGCCGAGTTGACCTATCAAAAGGCCTTTGAGATTTATGGCAATCCGCTGCCTGATATCGTGGACTTGCGGATTGAAAAAGAGTTGACCTCCATCTTGGGGAATGGCTTTGCCGTGATTTATCTGGCTTCGCAGATGCTAGTGCAACGATCCAATGAGCGGGGCTATCTGGTAGGTTCACGGGGGTCAGTTGGATCCAGCTTTGTCGCGACCATGATTGGGATTACCGAGGTTAATCCTCTGTCGCCTCACTATGTCTGTGGCAAATGCCAATACAGCGAGTTCATCACAGACGGCTCCTATGGTTCTGGCTTTGATATGCCTGATAAGGACTGTCCAGAGTGCGGCCACAAGCTGAGCAAGAACGGTCAGGATATTCCATTTGAGACCTTCCTTGGATTTGACGGGGACAAGGTACCCGATATTGACTTGAACTTCTCCGGAGAGGATCAGCCGAGCGCCCATTTGGACGTGCGGGATATCTTTGGTGCGGAGTATGCCTTTCGGGCTGGAACCGTTGGTACCGTTGCGGCTAAGACGGCCTATGGATTTGTCAAGGGCTATGAGCGCGACTACGGGAAGTTCTATCGGGACGCCGAAGTTGAGCGTCTGGCGCAGGGAGCTGCCGGAGTCAAGCGGACGACTGGACAACACCCGGGCGGAATCGTTGTTATCCCTAACTACATGGATGTTTATGACTTTACACCGGTCCAATATCCAGCTGATGATGTGACGGCTGAGTGGCAGACCACCCACTTCAACTTCCACGATATCGATGAAAATGTCCTCAAGCTAGACGTTCTGGGACACGATGATCCGACCATGATTCGGAAGCTTCAAGACTTGTCTGGCATTGATCCAAATGATATTCCTATGGATGATGCTGGCGTCATGGCCCTCTTTTCTGGGACAGACATTCTGGGTGTGACTCAGGAGCAAATCGGCACGCCGACTGGTATGCTGGGGATTCCGGAGTTTGGGACCAATTTTGTACGAGGTATGGTTGATGAGACCCATCCGACGACATTTGCCGAGCTCTTACAGCTATCTGGTCTCTCTCATGGTACGGACGTTTGGCTAGGCAATGCTCAGGACTTGATCAAGCAAGGGATTGCCGACCTGTCCACCGTTATCGGTTGTCGGGACGACATCATGGTTTACCTCATGCACAAGGGCTTGGATCCTAAGATGGCCTTTACGATTATGGAGCGCGTGCGGAAGGGCCTTTGGCTGAAAATTTCTGAAGAAGAGCGCAATGGCTACATCGCAGCCATGAAGGAAAACAATGTGCCAGAATGGTACATCGAGTCCTGTGGAAAAATCAAGTACATGTTCCCCAAGGCCCATGCGGCAGCCTATGTTATGATGGCCCTGCGAGTGGCCTACTTCAAGGTGCATCATCCGATATATTACTACTGTGCTTATTTCTCCATCCGGGCTAAGGCCTTTGATATCAAGACCATGAGTGGCGGACTTGATGTCGTCAAACGCCGGATGAACGAAATCGCTGAGAAGCGTAAGAACAACGAAGCCTCCAATGTAGAAATTGACCTTTATACGACTCTGGAAATCGTCAATGAAATGCTGGAGCGGGGCTTCAAGTTCGGGAAGCTAGATCTCTACAAGAGCCACGCGACTGAGTTTCTCATCGAAGGGGACACCCTTATCCCACCATTCTCTGCTATGGACGGTCTGGGTGACAACGTTGCCCGCCAAGTGGTCAGAGCGCGGGAAGAAGGCGAATTCCTCTCTAAGACAGAGCTCCGCAAACGTGGCGGCCTATCTAGCACCCTAGTCGAAAAAATGGACGACATGGGTATTCTAGGAAATATGCCCGAGGATAACCAGTTGAGTCTGTTTGATGAGTTTTTTTAAAATAATTCAAAAAAGTTAAAAGATGGACGAATTTTGTCCATCTTTTTTGCTATCTTTATTTTAGTAAATAGTGGATGGGGGAAAAGATGTTTTTTTATCAAATAGAATTTAGAAAAATGAATAAAAATATTAAAGAAGCAGATGAGAATTTTATCCAAGATAATCAATGGTTTTATTGTTTTAAAAGCAAGACATGTCTTTACGTTGTTGGAGTAACAGAACCTACTAAAGAGGATTTGTTTGATAAGCTAAAAACTTTGGGGATTAATGATGAAGAACGCACTGATTTTAAAGTTAAATCTATCAGTAAAATAGAATATTTAAAGGAGGTGGGGAACAAGTATTCAGCTCAAATAGGTCAGCTTTTTCTTTATTCAGATGAAAAAGAGTTTTCAAATTCTGATGGCTTTGCTTTTACTGATTTAGAATGCGAAGACTTAAATATTATAGGTTTAAATGAATTTCAAGAGTATGT
This window of the Streptococcus sanguinis genome carries:
- a CDS encoding PolC-type DNA polymerase III; this encodes MSNKFEILMHQLDMPLEMRNSEAFLNAEIEKVLVHKVSRVWEFHFSFKNILPIEIFRELQKRLAQEFSKTGNQAVFEIHCEAPQVSDELLQAYYQLAFEEGPCASHGFKSLYQDLRVHLDGDKLLIEGASTIDTEHFRKNHLPNLSQQLVKYGFPQLTCLVQHSDELTQQQAENFQAENDKIVQAANEEALKAMESLQQMAPPPEEKPAYDFQARKAAAKPKLDKAEITPMIEVQTEENRLVFEGMVFDLEQKVTRTGRVLLNFKMTDYTSSFSLQKWMKNEEEAKKFDMIKKGAWLRVRGNVEMNNFTRDLTMNVQDVQAVTHYERKDLMPEGQKRVEFHAHTNMSTMDALPEVEEIVATAAKWGHKAVAITDHGNVQSFPHGYKAAKKAGIQLIYGMEANIVEDRVPIVYNEVDMALGDATYVVFDVETTGLSAVYNDLIQVAASKMHKGNIIAEFDEFINPGHPLSAFTTDLTGITDEHVRNAKPLEQVLKEFQEFCQDSVLVAHNATFDVGFMNVNYERHNLPKITQPVIDTLEFARNLYPEYKRHGLGPLTKRFQIALEHHHMANYDAEATGRLLFIFIKDVAEKHGVTNLKDLNTDLVDENSYKKARVKHATIYVKNQTGLKNIFKLVSLSNTKYFEGVPRIPRTVLDTHREGLILGSACSEGEVYDAVVSQGVDAAVEVAKYYDFIEVMPPAIYEPLIAKEQIKDQEELQTIIRNLIEVGDRLGKPVLATGNVHYIEPEEEIYREIIVRSLGQGAMINRTIGHGENAQPAPLPKAHFRTTNEMLDEFAFLGEDLAKKLVITNPNQLAETFEPVEVVKGDLYTPFIDKAEETVAELTYQKAFEIYGNPLPDIVDLRIEKELTSILGNGFAVIYLASQMLVQRSNERGYLVGSRGSVGSSFVATMIGITEVNPLSPHYVCGKCQYSEFITDGSYGSGFDMPDKDCPECGHKLSKNGQDIPFETFLGFDGDKVPDIDLNFSGEDQPSAHLDVRDIFGAEYAFRAGTVGTVAAKTAYGFVKGYERDYGKFYRDAEVERLAQGAAGVKRTTGQHPGGIVVIPNYMDVYDFTPVQYPADDVTAEWQTTHFNFHDIDENVLKLDVLGHDDPTMIRKLQDLSGIDPNDIPMDDAGVMALFSGTDILGVTQEQIGTPTGMLGIPEFGTNFVRGMVDETHPTTFAELLQLSGLSHGTDVWLGNAQDLIKQGIADLSTVIGCRDDIMVYLMHKGLDPKMAFTIMERVRKGLWLKISEEERNGYIAAMKENNVPEWYIESCGKIKYMFPKAHAAAYVMMALRVAYFKVHHPIYYYCAYFSIRAKAFDIKTMSGGLDVVKRRMNEIAEKRKNNEASNVEIDLYTTLEIVNEMLERGFKFGKLDLYKSHATEFLIEGDTLIPPFSAMDGLGDNVARQVVRAREEGEFLSKTELRKRGGLSSTLVEKMDDMGILGNMPEDNQLSLFDEFF
- a CDS encoding DUF1307 domain-containing protein, with amino-acid sequence MKKILLACACLLTLTACSMPNQNKQENKPKQNQSQNKAKEEKTERKTFSYNIPNGYSNKIVVYYQKNKILAFDFMAGKPTQEDEQNKSTEEINNIYQEELKTGDFYDKFSKLDGVTVEVKVSADRKTVEQIAHFDLSKANEKQVMAALGETSEDNLFKKLKEKPEDFFSYLLSQGFTEE
- a CDS encoding PH domain-containing protein, with the protein product MGLFSGLLGNASQKDIEKTERQLEDILTSTENVELAFSLIRDLIVFTDKRLILVDKQGMTGKKTSYKSFPYRSISRFSVETAGHFDLDAELKIWVSSAQEPAEVLQFTSDRSVIAIQKALAEAVLR